The Ascaphus truei isolate aAscTru1 chromosome 3, aAscTru1.hap1, whole genome shotgun sequence genome includes a region encoding these proteins:
- the LOC142490103 gene encoding uncharacterized protein LOC142490103, translating into MLQVLSLGFGLSLTIQWALWAAAALLKTEKFYDLAGSGTFILLSHLSLHWRGTRYLRQQIQTGLITAWGLRLGAFLFLRILRDGHDRRFNGVRDKPGTFFIYWTMQGVWIFVTLLPSLMLNLEKRDKPLGLLDYFGWTLWTVGFLTQAIADQQKWSFKTDPDNAGKFIQSGLWAYSRHPNYLGEILQWSGLFFSASSVLSNFQYISIISPLFVWFLLSYVSGIPILENQAMKRWGSTAVFQSYIKQTPVLWPFKM; encoded by the exons ATGCTGCAGGTGCTGTCTCTGGGCTTCGGGCTGAGCCTCACTATACAGTGGGCTCTGTGGGCCGCGGCCGCGCTGCTCAAGACCGAGAAATTCTATGACCTGGCAG GTAGTGGGACCTTTATACTTCTGTCACATCTCAGTCTCCATTGGCGAGGAACAAGGTATTTACGCCAGCAGATCCAGACTGGGCTGATAACAGCATGGGGTCTACG GCTTGGTGCGTTTTTATTCCTGAGAATTCTCCGAGATGGACACGACAGGCGGTTCAATGGTGTGCGAGATAAACCAGGAACCTTTTTTATTTACTGGACAATGCAAG GTGTCTGGATATTTGTGACACTCCTTCCATCGTTGATGTTAAACCTGGAGAAGCGTGACAAGCCACTTGGGTTGTTGGACTACTTTGGGTGGACCCTGTGGACGGTTGGTTTCCTCACTCAGGCAATAGCAGACCAACAGAAGTGGAGCTTCAAAACTGACCCGGACAATGCA GGCAAGTTTATTCAGAGCGGGCTCTGGGCATATAGCCGCCATCCCAACTACCTGGGAGAGATCCTGCAGTGGAGTGGGCTGTTCTTCTCTGCTTCATCCGTGCTGAGCAATTTCCAGTATATAAGCATCATATCCCCACTTTTTGTCTGGTTCCTGCTTAGTTATGTCAGCGGAATTCCTATCCTCGAGAACCAAGCTATGAAGAGATGGGGTAGCACTGCTGTATTTCAGAGCTACATCAAGCAAACACCTGTGCTCTGGCCTTTTAAAATGTAG